A genomic segment from Candidatus Hydrogenedentota bacterium encodes:
- the hisS gene encoding histidine--tRNA ligase yields the protein MGSSRIKPQTLKGFQDLLPEEMIARTDVIDRIRRVYERFGFVQLDTPVMEHLETLTGSAGLEVNKEIFQLFTPENEAAALRFDLTVPFARIVSQYRDRIKLPFKRYHVGPVFRADKPGLGRFRQFTQIDIDIAGARGVVADAEVIAVLCEAMRAVGLVQDEKPRFRVRISNRKLMDALLTGNGISEMARIKHSLRVVDKLQKVGADNVRAELGSGRVDESGDPIPGVHLEPALIEDILAFIDVKADNRRAVVEKLRAQLPATEEAEVALTEMSELADFLEVLEISEEEARFDPSLTRGLDYYTGAVYEIEIVDCPKVGSVGGGGRYNELCNRFLAQEIPATGASIGVDRLLTALRELSLVPLRKSTVQVCIAAIGRVHPRELLRVAKELRSLGFNTSTYLGGKKNLANQLSDADRYEIPVAVILGEDELEKGEVSIKDLYAGKRVRKDIQDRDAYREAGKAAQVTVKRSEMAAAINAILAMNDADETP from the coding sequence ATGGGATCGTCAAGAATTAAACCACAAACACTCAAAGGATTTCAAGACCTTTTACCCGAAGAAATGATTGCCAGAACAGACGTCATCGATCGCATCCGCCGCGTCTATGAACGCTTCGGTTTTGTACAGCTGGACACGCCGGTCATGGAACATCTGGAGACGCTCACGGGCAGCGCAGGCCTTGAAGTAAACAAGGAAATCTTTCAGCTCTTCACACCTGAGAATGAAGCCGCCGCCTTGCGTTTTGATCTCACCGTTCCCTTTGCACGCATCGTCAGTCAATATCGGGATCGCATCAAACTGCCCTTCAAACGATATCATGTAGGCCCCGTATTCCGCGCCGATAAACCCGGTTTGGGCAGGTTCCGTCAGTTCACGCAAATCGATATTGATATTGCCGGCGCACGGGGTGTTGTCGCCGATGCAGAAGTCATCGCCGTACTCTGCGAAGCCATGCGCGCTGTTGGCCTTGTCCAAGATGAAAAACCCCGCTTCCGCGTGCGCATCAGCAACCGCAAACTCATGGACGCCCTCTTGACGGGCAACGGTATCAGCGAAATGGCGCGCATAAAGCACAGCTTGCGCGTAGTCGATAAGCTGCAAAAAGTGGGGGCCGACAATGTGCGCGCCGAGCTAGGCAGCGGACGGGTCGATGAGTCCGGCGATCCCATCCCCGGCGTACACCTTGAACCAGCGCTCATCGAAGACATCCTCGCGTTCATTGATGTGAAAGCCGATAACAGGCGCGCTGTTGTTGAAAAGCTGCGCGCGCAACTGCCCGCCACAGAAGAAGCGGAGGTAGCGCTGACGGAGATGTCGGAACTGGCCGACTTTCTGGAGGTGCTCGAGATCTCCGAGGAAGAGGCGCGCTTCGATCCGAGCCTCACCCGTGGACTTGATTACTATACAGGCGCCGTCTATGAAATCGAAATTGTGGATTGTCCGAAGGTGGGCTCTGTGGGCGGCGGCGGACGGTACAACGAGTTGTGCAACCGTTTCCTTGCCCAAGAGATCCCCGCTACAGGCGCGTCGATCGGCGTTGATCGCTTGTTAACCGCCCTGCGCGAGTTGTCCTTGGTGCCCCTCCGTAAAAGCACCGTGCAGGTCTGCATCGCGGCCATCGGCAGGGTACACCCCCGCGAGCTGCTGCGTGTCGCCAAAGAATTGCGCTCGCTGGGCTTCAACACCTCCACCTATCTGGGCGGCAAAAAAAATCTCGCCAATCAGCTCAGCGACGCCGACCGCTACGAAATACCGGTAGCCGTCATTTTGGGCGAAGATGAATTGGAAAAGGGCGAAGTATCGATCAAAGACCTCTACGCAGGCAAACGAGTCCGAAAGGATATCCAAGATCGCGACGCCTACCGTGAAGCCGGCAAAGCGGCACAGGTCACTGTGAAACGGAGCGAAATGGCAGCGGCCATCAACGCCATTTTAGCCATGAATGACGCCGACGAAACGCCATAA
- a CDS encoding LysM peptidoglycan-binding domain-containing protein produces DTLHFAAGNTSLESLTDEAVRLGLHFMISLSPDELRAVPAYLKDFASARCDHILRFECGCESIESECCGLMENFRTTVCPASMALVVKDANTFSKLLGDTSRMPARHVSLVSDTWPRPEEVQRIRYIAAQYGQESQQIHVSCPSWFPRSNEQAATLLPRFFQYRAAAASQIGVNAALIADDVAVQETMAYLNGLALFFSGQCYVGSPTGQDGVNSLLFRKGAQWLTVLWSDMKGSTATFAVDGAINLALYDAFGNAMKLDEPGQRGLEVPCGPIPVYLTGTGGALLGRAAVNRLKQQIDFFMAQSDLRENLTPDVIERIQKIGAEPRSDANRLRFLELARTLPWIEEQWHSRGLSRHVAVPAIMLISDILKTMAIIEEDRGELFLEPVSDTLGRTEEFQSLYLTGSAGSAKARERGDWVLGEVRRLVEDAESLEQAGRKIEAAGIAALAEARAQCLKAAARAEVTNESAELVPLPLTPAVETPVPEAETAETGALVPEAPKPDVPAQDKDKDTAKAKDESAPVKEEKAAEEAAPAKKDTPKETRADDTVHVVVSGDNPYAIAKKYGVKLADLLEVNDLTSKSILKINQELIIPKSKSD; encoded by the coding sequence GACACGCTCCATTTCGCGGCAGGCAACACCTCCTTGGAAAGCCTGACCGATGAAGCGGTGCGGCTGGGACTGCACTTCATGATTTCACTGAGCCCCGACGAGTTGCGTGCCGTGCCCGCCTATCTCAAAGATTTTGCCTCGGCGCGCTGTGACCATATACTGCGCTTCGAGTGTGGATGTGAAAGCATCGAGAGCGAATGCTGCGGACTCATGGAAAATTTCCGCACCACCGTCTGCCCCGCAAGCATGGCCTTGGTCGTGAAAGATGCCAATACCTTTTCGAAGCTTCTCGGCGACACCTCACGCATGCCCGCGCGCCATGTGTCGCTCGTATCGGACACCTGGCCCAGACCCGAAGAAGTGCAGCGCATCCGCTATATAGCCGCTCAATATGGGCAGGAAAGCCAGCAGATTCACGTATCCTGTCCGTCGTGGTTCCCGCGCAGCAACGAACAGGCTGCCACGCTGCTTCCCCGATTTTTCCAATATCGCGCCGCTGCTGCCAGCCAAATCGGCGTCAATGCTGCCCTCATCGCCGACGATGTCGCCGTGCAGGAGACCATGGCCTATCTCAACGGACTTGCCCTCTTTTTCTCCGGACAATGCTATGTGGGCAGTCCCACCGGTCAAGATGGCGTGAACAGTCTGCTCTTCCGAAAAGGAGCGCAATGGCTGACCGTGCTCTGGTCGGACATGAAGGGGAGTACAGCTACCTTTGCCGTGGACGGCGCTATCAACCTCGCCCTTTACGATGCTTTCGGCAATGCCATGAAACTGGATGAGCCGGGACAGCGCGGGCTGGAAGTGCCCTGCGGCCCCATACCCGTGTATTTGACAGGAACCGGCGGCGCACTGCTCGGCCGTGCCGCAGTCAACCGACTGAAACAACAAATCGATTTCTTCATGGCGCAAAGCGACCTGCGCGAAAACCTTACGCCTGACGTGATCGAGCGCATCCAAAAAATCGGAGCGGAACCGCGAAGCGACGCCAACCGGCTGCGCTTCTTGGAATTGGCACGGACCCTGCCGTGGATCGAAGAACAATGGCACAGCCGAGGGCTGTCCCGCCACGTGGCTGTCCCCGCTATCATGCTTATTTCCGATATTCTGAAAACCATGGCCATTATCGAAGAGGATAGGGGAGAGCTCTTCCTCGAGCCTGTTTCCGATACGCTGGGCAGAACAGAAGAATTTCAGTCCTTGTATTTGACCGGCTCGGCAGGTTCCGCCAAGGCACGGGAACGGGGCGATTGGGTTTTGGGTGAGGTGCGCCGCCTCGTCGAAGACGCCGAATCCCTCGAACAAGCGGGACGCAAGATTGAAGCGGCCGGTATCGCAGCCCTCGCCGAAGCACGGGCACAATGTCTCAAAGCCGCGGCACGGGCAGAGGTGACCAACGAGTCCGCAGAGCTCGTACCGCTGCCGCTCACGCCCGCCGTAGAAACACCGGTGCCTGAGGCTGAAACAGCCGAAACCGGAGCCCTTGTCCCTGAAGCGCCGAAACCCGATGTGCCTGCCCAAGACAAGGATAAAGATACGGCAAAGGCAAAGGATGAGAGCGCCCCCGTGAAGGAGGAGAAGGCGGCGGAAGAGGCGGCTCCGGCGAAAAAAGACACGCCAAAAGAGACCCGCGCAGACGATACGGTTCATGTCGTCGTTTCCGGAGATAACCCCTATGCCATCGCCAAGAAGTATGGCGTGAAATTGGCGGATCTCCTCGAAGTGAACGATTTGACGTCGAAGTCAATTTTGAAGATCAATCAAGAACTGATCATACCGAAGAGCAAATCCGATTAA